From the genome of Deinococcus aerolatus, one region includes:
- a CDS encoding methyltransferase domain-containing protein: MTWNPDQYHRFNEARSAPARDLQAMVPQQAYREIVDLGCGTGEQTVGLAARFPTARVLGLDSSPEMLGRARDHRLPNLRFQEGSILDLDGGYDLIYSNAALQWLPDHPALLARLWSNLRPGGVLAVQVPANHDHASHRLLSATADDFRTELGGFTRFGPAHGASPVLTPAAYAETLDALGAADITALSRVYPVVLDGAAGLLDWTRGTALVPYLSRLDAETGRRFEAAYLRRLTDAFPGGRVYYAFTRVLFAARRPDGHGAAARG; this comes from the coding sequence ATGACCTGGAATCCTGACCAGTACCACCGGTTCAACGAGGCCCGCAGCGCTCCCGCACGCGATCTTCAGGCGATGGTGCCGCAGCAGGCCTACCGCGAGATTGTCGATCTGGGCTGCGGCACGGGCGAGCAGACCGTGGGGCTCGCGGCCCGTTTTCCCACAGCGCGCGTGCTGGGCCTGGACAGCAGCCCGGAAATGCTGGGGCGGGCGCGGGACCACCGCCTGCCCAACCTGCGTTTTCAGGAAGGCAGCATTCTGGATCTGGACGGCGGCTACGATCTGATCTATTCCAACGCGGCGCTGCAGTGGCTGCCGGACCACCCGGCGCTGCTGGCGCGGCTGTGGTCGAATCTCCGTCCCGGCGGCGTGCTGGCGGTGCAGGTGCCGGCCAACCACGATCACGCCTCCCACCGCCTGCTCTCGGCCACGGCAGACGACTTCCGCACCGAACTGGGCGGGTTCACGCGCTTCGGGCCGGCGCATGGGGCCTCGCCGGTGCTGACGCCGGCCGCCTACGCCGAGACGCTGGACGCCCTGGGGGCGGCTGACATCACGGCGCTCAGCAGGGTCTACCCGGTGGTGCTGGACGGCGCGGCGGGCCTGCTGGACTGGACGCGCGGCACGGCGCTGGTGCCCTACCTCTCGCGGCTGGACGCGGAGACCGGACGGCGTTTCGAGGCGGCGTACCTTCGGCGGTTGACGGACGCGTTTCCCGGCGGGCGGGTGTACTACGCCTTCACGCGGGTGCTGTTCGCGGCGCGGCGGCCGGATGGCCATGGGGCCGCCGCGCGTGGCTGA
- a CDS encoding 5'-methylthioadenosine/adenosylhomocysteine nucleosidase, which translates to MLAIIGAMDEEIELLLGDLTGRQELSYPGATLYRGQLDGTEILLTRGGIGKVNAALTTAHLLAAGATRIIFTGVAGGVHPDLQVGDIVVSTDCVQHDVDVTALGYPLGTVPGEAAAWAADETLRAAAVQAAQEVDGVRVIEGRIASGDQFIASPEAVRRLQTTFDAACAEMEGAAVAQVCAKASVPFVIIRSVSDTADGSAGVDYREFMPRVARHAKAVVRGMLVRLTAPDGHDRH; encoded by the coding sequence ATGTTGGCAATCATCGGCGCGATGGACGAAGAAATCGAATTGTTGCTGGGCGATCTGACGGGCCGTCAGGAGCTGTCCTACCCGGGTGCGACGCTGTACCGCGGCCAGCTGGACGGCACGGAGATCCTGCTCACGCGCGGCGGCATCGGCAAGGTCAATGCGGCGCTGACCACCGCGCACCTGCTGGCGGCGGGCGCGACGCGCATCATCTTTACCGGCGTGGCCGGTGGGGTTCACCCGGACCTGCAGGTGGGCGACATCGTGGTCAGCACCGACTGCGTGCAGCACGACGTGGACGTCACGGCGCTGGGCTACCCGCTGGGCACCGTGCCGGGCGAGGCTGCTGCCTGGGCCGCCGACGAGACGCTGCGGGCCGCCGCCGTGCAGGCCGCGCAGGAGGTGGACGGCGTGCGCGTCATCGAGGGCCGCATTGCGAGCGGGGACCAGTTCATCGCCTCACCGGAAGCAGTGCGGCGCCTGCAAACCACGTTTGACGCTGCCTGCGCCGAGATGGAGGGCGCGGCGGTGGCCCAGGTCTGCGCCAAGGCGAGCGTGCCCTTCGTGATTATTCGCAGCGTCAGCGACACGGCGGACGGCAGCGCCGGGGTGGACTACCGCGAGTTCATGCCCAGGGTGGCCCGCCACGCCAAGGCCGTGGTGCGCGGCATGCTGGTGCGGCTGACCGCCCCTGACGGCCATGACCGCCACTGA
- a CDS encoding CidA/LrgA family protein produces the protein MTATEASLTARLSAPVRFVLGLGLLVAFAAAGQALVTVTRLPLPGSVVGLALLWAALGLRVVRLHWIAGAADGLLGILGLLFVPATVGFIGFLSAGANWGLWLLVMTAGLLLGGGVAGVLASRLVRPGQDGAQA, from the coding sequence ATGACCGCCACTGAAGCCTCCCTGACGGCCCGGCTCTCCGCCCCGGTGCGCTTTGTGCTGGGGCTGGGCCTGCTGGTGGCGTTTGCGGCTGCCGGTCAGGCGCTGGTGACCGTCACGCGGCTGCCGCTGCCGGGTTCGGTGGTGGGGCTGGCGCTGCTGTGGGCCGCGCTGGGGCTTCGGGTGGTGCGCCTGCACTGGATCGCAGGCGCCGCCGACGGCCTGCTGGGCATCCTGGGGCTGCTGTTCGTGCCGGCCACCGTGGGCTTTATCGGGTTCCTGTCTGCCGGGGCCAACTGGGGGCTGTGGCTGCTGGTCATGACGGCGGGCCTGCTGCTGGGCGGCGGCGTGGCCGGGGTGCTGGCCTCGCGTCTCGTCCGGCCTGGGCAGGACGGGGCACAGGCGTAG
- a CDS encoding LrgB family protein codes for MPWIALTLIAFALGVVLQLRVRSPLANPTLVATLIVAGVLLVGGIPHARYLEEVRPLTALLAPAIVALAVPMYRLRALLARQWRSLVIGGLSGTLVGVGADVLFSRVLGLSGEAQRSLLTAPATSPVALQLAQFTGAPPALAATLAVLSGLVGALILPGFLTLIGVKHPLARGLAIGAVAHGVGTARAREEGELTGAASSIGMGLAALLVTVVVAGVSRG; via the coding sequence GTGCCCTGGATCGCGCTGACGTTAATTGCTTTCGCCCTGGGCGTGGTGTTGCAGCTGCGGGTGCGCTCGCCGCTGGCCAATCCCACGCTGGTGGCCACGCTGATCGTGGCCGGGGTGCTTCTTGTCGGCGGCATTCCGCACGCCCGCTACCTGGAGGAGGTCAGGCCGCTGACCGCGCTACTGGCCCCGGCCATCGTGGCGCTGGCGGTGCCGATGTACCGGCTGCGGGCGCTGCTGGCCAGGCAGTGGCGCTCGCTGGTGATCGGCGGCCTGAGCGGTACGCTGGTGGGCGTGGGGGCCGACGTGCTGTTCTCGCGCGTGCTGGGGCTGAGCGGTGAGGCCCAGCGCTCGCTGCTGACCGCCCCTGCCACCAGTCCGGTGGCGCTGCAACTCGCGCAGTTTACCGGCGCGCCGCCCGCGCTGGCCGCCACGCTGGCGGTGCTGTCGGGGCTGGTGGGAGCATTGATCCTGCCAGGCTTCCTGACATTGATCGGCGTGAAGCATCCGCTGGCGCGTGGGCTGGCGATTGGCGCGGTGGCCCACGGCGTCGGGACCGCCCGCGCCCGCGAGGAGGGTGAACTGACCGGGGCGGCCAGTTCGATTGGCATGGGGCTGGCCGCCCTGCTGGTGACCGTGGTGGTGGCGGGCGTCAGCCGGGGCTAA
- a CDS encoding MOSC domain-containing protein yields the protein MKLLGVCVGTPQAVRSKSGWTGIHKRPVAGAVFIGRLGLSGDHILDTENHGGPDQAVYIYTGPDYRFWSARLGRQLAPGTFGENLLFSDLQSASVRLGQQFRVGSALLEVTFARIPCVTLAERMGDPGFVRRFRDAGRPGMYARVLQEGEVRAGDPVTPVGSVLTDAPTVLDNFEAFFSGQEPLSPG from the coding sequence ATGAAGCTGCTGGGCGTCTGTGTCGGCACCCCGCAGGCCGTGCGGAGCAAATCCGGCTGGACTGGCATCCACAAGCGGCCCGTGGCTGGTGCCGTGTTCATCGGACGTCTGGGGTTAAGCGGCGATCACATCCTGGACACCGAAAACCACGGCGGTCCCGATCAGGCCGTCTACATCTACACCGGGCCGGATTACAGGTTCTGGTCCGCCCGGCTTGGCCGGCAACTGGCGCCGGGCACCTTCGGGGAGAACCTGCTGTTCTCTGACCTTCAGTCCGCCTCCGTGCGGCTGGGCCAGCAGTTTCGGGTGGGCAGCGCGCTACTGGAGGTCACCTTTGCCCGTATTCCCTGCGTGACCCTGGCCGAGCGCATGGGCGATCCCGGTTTTGTGAGGCGTTTTCGTGACGCGGGTCGGCCCGGCATGTACGCCCGCGTTCTACAGGAGGGTGAGGTGCGGGCAGGCGATCCCGTGACCCCTGTCGGGAGCGTGCTGACCGATGCGCCCACCGTTCTCGACAACTTTGAGGCCTTCTTTTCCGGGCAGGAGCCCCTTAGCCCCGGCTGA
- a CDS encoding DoxX family protein: MTILPTAPAPATLREPAISRLLFADPRLAPLWLLLRLYVGHEWLSAGWGKVTNPAGVWVGEKAGAAVTGFLNGVLVKTGGDHPDVAGWYGWFVENLALPNAVAFSYLVAYGELLVGVALILGLFTGIAAFFGGFLNANFLLAGTVSSNPLLFILATWLVLGWRVAGWWGLDRWTLPRFGVMEHPDTVRADPARRPAEPVR, translated from the coding sequence ATGACCATCCTGCCCACCGCCCCGGCCCCGGCCACCCTGAGAGAACCCGCCATCTCCCGCCTGCTGTTCGCCGATCCGCGGCTGGCTCCCCTGTGGCTGCTGTTGCGCCTGTACGTGGGCCACGAGTGGCTCAGCGCAGGCTGGGGCAAGGTCACCAACCCCGCCGGGGTGTGGGTGGGCGAGAAGGCCGGCGCCGCCGTCACCGGTTTTCTGAACGGAGTGCTGGTCAAGACTGGCGGCGATCACCCGGATGTGGCGGGCTGGTACGGCTGGTTTGTGGAAAATCTGGCCCTGCCCAACGCGGTCGCCTTCTCGTACCTGGTGGCCTACGGCGAACTGCTGGTGGGCGTCGCCCTGATTCTGGGGCTGTTCACGGGCATCGCGGCCTTTTTTGGCGGCTTTCTGAACGCCAATTTCCTGCTGGCCGGCACGGTCAGCAGCAACCCGCTGCTGTTCATCCTGGCGACGTGGCTGGTGCTGGGCTGGCGCGTGGCCGGATGGTGGGGCCTGGACCGCTGGACCCTGCCGCGTTTTGGCGTGATGGAGCATCCCGACACTGTGCGGGCCGATCCGGCGCGGCGCCCGGCAGAGCCCGTCCGCTAA
- a CDS encoding TetR family transcriptional regulator C-terminal domain-containing protein, which produces MARTVNPIQDRARRSALEQAAYLALYERGYAGVTLANIAEHAGVSRGTLVYHFGSRAGLLSAVMRRFTRTITVATRRALRLADTPDAKLRAFVDNQFYGVQNTRRFYTVSLDFLAAATRDPELMAVQRDFLRQTLDLDLELARLAGEDGAQTRARQLRALVEGLSVRFLADAAPDLAAYRADCLGGLRAILGWD; this is translated from the coding sequence ATGGCCCGCACCGTCAACCCCATTCAGGACCGCGCCCGGCGCTCGGCGCTGGAACAGGCGGCGTACCTGGCGCTGTACGAGCGCGGGTATGCCGGGGTAACGCTGGCCAACATTGCCGAACACGCCGGGGTCAGTCGGGGCACGCTGGTGTACCACTTCGGCAGCCGCGCCGGGCTGCTCTCGGCGGTGATGCGGCGGTTCACCCGGACCATCACGGTGGCGACGCGGCGGGCGCTGCGGCTGGCCGACACGCCCGATGCCAAGCTGCGCGCCTTCGTGGACAACCAGTTTTACGGCGTCCAGAACACCCGGCGCTTCTACACCGTGTCGCTGGATTTCCTGGCGGCGGCCACCCGTGACCCGGAACTGATGGCCGTGCAGCGCGACTTCCTGCGGCAGACGCTGGACCTGGACCTGGAACTGGCGCGGCTGGCCGGGGAGGACGGCGCACAAACGCGGGCGCGGCAACTGCGGGCGCTGGTCGAAGGCCTGAGCGTACGCTTTCTGGCCGACGCGGCACCCGATCTGGCGGCCTACCGCGCCGACTGCCTGGGGGGCCTGCGGGCGATTCTGGGCTGGGACTAG
- a CDS encoding helical backbone metal receptor: MDCGPSSPLRLASLVSSNSDILAALGAADWVVAADSHSDAPGLERAVRVGPDLDIDLDAVAQTRPDLVLASLSVPGMQRVVDGLHARGLPTLILDPVTVAGTLDDIRLIGKTIGLERRGQEVAAQLEADLASLRRASLRPPRVLVEWWPRPIIAATRDSWVTELLAGMGAVNALATRPGRSTPLTLDEVREAQPDLIVCSWCGAKKLRPEVIEARGLGIPVIAVPESGLGRPGPRLLEGARQIAAALEKMALAVT, from the coding sequence ATGGATTGCGGCCCCTCTTCCCCTTTACGGCTGGCCTCCCTGGTGTCCAGCAATTCGGACATTCTGGCGGCGCTGGGCGCGGCGGACTGGGTGGTGGCCGCCGACTCGCACAGCGACGCGCCGGGCCTGGAACGTGCTGTCCGGGTGGGGCCGGACCTCGACATTGATCTGGACGCCGTGGCGCAGACCCGGCCTGATCTGGTCCTCGCCAGCCTCAGCGTGCCGGGCATGCAGCGCGTCGTGGACGGTCTGCACGCTCGCGGCCTGCCGACTTTGATCCTCGATCCGGTTACGGTGGCCGGCACCCTGGATGACATCCGGCTGATCGGGAAGACCATCGGGCTGGAGCGCCGGGGGCAGGAGGTGGCAGCGCAACTTGAAGCGGACCTCGCCAGCCTGCGCCGCGCCTCTCTCCGCCCTCCGCGCGTGCTGGTGGAGTGGTGGCCGCGCCCGATCATCGCGGCCACGCGCGACTCGTGGGTCACGGAACTGCTGGCCGGGATGGGGGCGGTCAATGCCCTGGCCACGCGCCCGGGCCGCAGTACCCCCCTGACGCTGGACGAGGTGCGTGAGGCACAGCCGGACCTGATCGTGTGTTCGTGGTGCGGCGCGAAAAAACTGCGGCCCGAGGTGATCGAGGCGCGTGGGCTGGGGATTCCGGTCATCGCGGTTCCCGAAAGTGGCCTGGGCCGCCCCGGCCCCCGGTTGCTGGAAGGGGCGCGGCAGATCGCGGCGGCGCTGGAGAAGATGGCGTTGGCCGTGACCTGA
- a CDS encoding c-type cytochrome: MKNTFAVTITLLLALTLAGSVAGYRMATTPHHAEAHDETNAVSEEAPSANVAATGAAGAPGALGDVKPDQAGGTTSGPEGAVARPGGDMSGNGAPSGDTEQAQAGTPSTPDTTSNEQAATGNPPAATAVAGETQGDASAGQELYVSNCSGCHGADGGGGIGPSLKLANGPKSWTVTQFNTVLREGKLPDGEELGAIMPRFTETQLTDADIANVFAYVKTF, from the coding sequence ATGAAGAACACGTTCGCCGTCACCATCACGCTGCTGTTGGCCCTGACGCTGGCTGGCTCGGTTGCGGGTTACCGCATGGCCACCACCCCGCACCACGCAGAAGCCCATGACGAGACCAACGCCGTCTCTGAAGAAGCCCCCAGCGCCAACGTCGCCGCCACAGGTGCGGCGGGTGCCCCCGGCGCACTGGGCGACGTGAAGCCCGATCAGGCCGGCGGCACCACCAGCGGACCCGAGGGGGCCGTGGCCCGGCCGGGCGGCGACATGAGTGGCAACGGCGCGCCCAGCGGCGACACCGAGCAGGCCCAGGCCGGCACACCCAGCACCCCAGACACCACCAGCAACGAGCAGGCCGCCACCGGTAACCCGCCGGCCGCCACCGCCGTGGCCGGAGAGACCCAGGGTGACGCCTCGGCAGGCCAGGAGCTGTACGTCAGCAACTGCTCCGGCTGTCACGGCGCGGACGGTGGCGGCGGCATTGGCCCCAGCCTGAAACTGGCCAACGGTCCCAAGTCGTGGACGGTCACCCAGTTTAATACCGTGCTGCGCGAGGGCAAGCTGCCCGACGGCGAGGAACTGGGCGCCATCATGCCCCGCTTCACGGAGACCCAGCTGACCGACGCCGATATCGCCAATGTCTTTGCCTACGTCAAGACCTTCTGA
- a CDS encoding S49 family peptidase, giving the protein MAPLNIPFLNKDSNLPGGMTHPTWVVLDVTGPYPERNPSNPIAALLSRTETLEALEARIDKLGNAEWLHGVLVKISEFTASPAAAHAVRGMLGRLATNKRVVAYLPQLTMTALIAASGAKEIAAPESADVLLGGFGLEQTYLGEFLKKHGIEFENLRIREYKAALTRFSQDHMDDANREQLQAYIDGLEAAWADDLAAARGVERGVAAAWLAGDLTSAQGALDAGLITKVAYEDELVGPGTRPLAAVIDLLMPRKFGSPKAGKVAIVPVIGTIVTGKSRNNALPLPLLGGPMAGSDTVVAALKRAKEDKDTRAIVLYVNSGGGSALASDLMWREVSTSEKPVVVVMGEYAASGGYYVATHARHIVASPYTLTGSIGVVSGKPILQEFNARQGLNPERVGRDRALMYSASRPYNDDERQHVERGILEVYERFTSRVAEGRKMSRDQVNALGRGRIWSGHDALERGLVDELGDLRTGIERACEFAGLPYDAPVYTATPRNAGPLPEFVQEAGRAAQINVWPFGRERVLTWFDQEVKVR; this is encoded by the coding sequence ATGGCTCCCCTCAACATTCCCTTTCTGAACAAGGATTCCAACCTGCCCGGCGGCATGACCCACCCGACCTGGGTTGTGCTGGACGTCACCGGACCGTATCCGGAGCGCAACCCCAGCAACCCGATTGCCGCGCTGCTCAGCCGCACCGAGACGCTGGAGGCGCTGGAAGCCCGCATCGACAAGCTGGGCAACGCCGAGTGGCTGCACGGCGTGCTCGTGAAGATCTCCGAATTCACGGCCTCCCCCGCCGCCGCACACGCGGTCCGGGGCATGCTGGGACGGCTGGCAACCAATAAGCGTGTAGTGGCCTACCTGCCTCAGCTGACCATGACCGCCCTGATCGCCGCCAGCGGCGCGAAGGAGATTGCCGCGCCCGAATCGGCGGACGTGCTGCTGGGCGGCTTCGGGCTGGAGCAGACCTATCTGGGCGAGTTCCTCAAGAAGCACGGCATCGAGTTCGAGAACCTGAGAATCCGCGAGTACAAGGCCGCGCTGACCCGCTTCTCTCAGGACCACATGGACGACGCCAACCGCGAGCAGCTTCAGGCCTACATCGACGGTCTGGAAGCCGCCTGGGCCGATGATCTGGCAGCGGCGCGTGGCGTGGAGCGCGGGGTGGCTGCCGCGTGGCTGGCCGGCGACCTGACCAGCGCGCAGGGGGCGCTGGACGCCGGCCTGATCACCAAGGTGGCCTACGAGGACGAACTCGTCGGTCCCGGTACCCGTCCGCTGGCCGCCGTGATTGACCTGCTGATGCCGCGCAAATTCGGCAGCCCGAAGGCAGGTAAGGTGGCGATTGTGCCGGTGATCGGCACCATCGTGACGGGCAAGAGCCGCAACAACGCGCTGCCCCTGCCACTCCTGGGCGGCCCGATGGCCGGATCGGACACGGTGGTGGCGGCGCTCAAGCGGGCAAAAGAGGACAAGGACACCCGCGCCATCGTCCTGTACGTCAACAGCGGCGGCGGCAGCGCGCTGGCCTCGGACCTGATGTGGCGCGAGGTCTCCACCAGCGAAAAGCCGGTGGTGGTGGTTATGGGCGAGTACGCGGCCAGCGGCGGGTACTACGTCGCCACGCACGCCAGACACATCGTCGCCTCGCCGTACACCCTGACCGGCAGCATCGGCGTGGTGAGCGGCAAGCCGATCCTGCAGGAATTCAATGCCCGCCAGGGCCTCAATCCCGAACGGGTGGGCCGCGACCGCGCCCTGATGTACAGCGCCAGCCGCCCCTACAACGACGACGAACGCCAGCACGTCGAGCGCGGCATTCTGGAGGTTTACGAGCGCTTCACCTCCAGGGTGGCCGAGGGCCGCAAGATGAGCAGGGACCAAGTCAATGCCCTGGGGCGCGGGCGCATCTGGAGCGGCCACGACGCGCTGGAACGCGGGCTGGTGGACGAGCTGGGTGACCTGCGCACCGGCATCGAGCGCGCCTGCGAATTCGCCGGGCTGCCCTACGACGCCCCGGTGTACACCGCCACCCCCAGGAACGCCGGACCCCTGCCCGAATTCGTGCAGGAGGCTGGCCGCGCCGCTCAGATCAACGTCTGGCCCTTTGGCCGCGAACGGGTGCTAACGTGGTTCGATCAGGAAGTGAAGGTGCGCTGA
- a CDS encoding single-stranded DNA-binding protein, whose translation MPEFDRVREALRASMSAWATLEVRGDQARVIPVPDLDQLALHLEAADPQWALAWACDSVQPPVVRARLTLLGVTREGLSGGHTLNDAKWAALADAARSFGVAPAGEIPWVEYDAEDGPNTSDLEDVTPLPGPPAAAPLPPEPPRDPQMEKARNHIDDLLDQLKAAGRGGEAARILMRGYGETLEESRAIYKELHAILKS comes from the coding sequence ATGCCTGAATTTGACCGCGTGCGCGAAGCCCTCCGCGCCAGCATGAGCGCCTGGGCCACCCTGGAAGTACGGGGGGACCAGGCGCGCGTCATTCCCGTTCCGGACCTGGATCAGCTGGCCCTGCACCTGGAGGCGGCCGACCCGCAGTGGGCGCTGGCCTGGGCCTGCGACAGCGTGCAGCCCCCGGTGGTCCGCGCCCGCCTGACCCTGCTGGGCGTGACCCGCGAGGGCCTGTCGGGCGGCCACACCCTGAACGACGCCAAATGGGCCGCGCTGGCCGACGCGGCCCGCAGTTTCGGCGTGGCCCCCGCCGGGGAGATTCCCTGGGTGGAATACGACGCCGAGGACGGACCCAACACCTCGGATCTGGAGGACGTGACGCCGCTGCCTGGCCCGCCCGCCGCCGCGCCGCTGCCGCCGGAGCCGCCGCGCGACCCGCAGATGGAAAAGGCCCGCAACCACATCGATGACCTGCTGGACCAGCTCAAGGCGGCGGGCCGGGGGGGAGAGGCCGCCCGCATCCTGATGCGCGGCTACGGCGAGACGCTGGAAGAGAGCCGGGCCATCTACAAGGAACTGCACGCCATCCTGAAAAGCTGA
- a CDS encoding penicillin acylase family protein: MARRGSVGHALKGIGRGLLWLLLIVLVAVLGVVLWARATSTPQVSGEVTLGGLSGPATVTRDRWGVPHIRAQTDEDAVFALGYVHWQDRAWQMDFQRRVVAGRLSEVLGAPALAQDKFLRTWGFQKAAETVLPALSEQARRLVQAYTAGVNAAMAQGQVAPEFRILGYTPEPWKEVDSVSWSKLMAYDLGGNMEDEVLNTRVMQRLGQQGLDEVTAPYPADGPTILSGDELAKTGTQPGAGLDTATLPESAIDALQAHLNAARELGLQAVPGKGSNDWVIGGSRTASGKPILADDPHLALTSPMLWYLADLQGPTLKAIGASIPGLPAIVIGRNERVAWGVTNTNPDVQDLYIEPADASFTQRQEIIKVKGGDDVTLTVRESRHGPVVSDAGASDVGPRVALRWTALQPGDTTMDAFLGLNYAQNWDDFKAALTRYVAPSQNFVYADVDGNTGYYAPGRVPLRDGWDGSLPVSGDGSREWTGFIPFEGLPHTYNPADGLVVTANNKVVPDSYAYSLGNERNWAEPYRAARITDLLTAKPDGLTVQDVKAVQLDTVSLVWQDMKDALLATQPDGELSRQALELLRGWDGNMRADAVAPTVFEAWLMQLQKMAQDELGNAATLNSLSVLKQLQSDGELCRNVAAQIQNCAAELRASLGRAADDLSARLGADPADWTYGRLHQVASNHRAFGDVTALAWLFNHSAPTSGGTNTVNVARPEQGTFRQTHGASYRQIIDLSDMNSSVFIGSLGQGGNPLGDHVSDQQPMWIEGQYLPMSTDAADWGRVRTLTLTPGT; encoded by the coding sequence ATGGCACGACGTGGATCGGTGGGGCATGCGTTAAAGGGAATAGGGAGGGGGCTGCTGTGGTTGTTGCTGATCGTGCTGGTGGCGGTACTGGGCGTGGTGTTGTGGGCCAGGGCCACGTCCACGCCGCAGGTAAGCGGTGAGGTCACCCTGGGCGGTCTGAGCGGTCCGGCCACCGTCACCCGTGACAGGTGGGGCGTGCCGCACATCCGCGCGCAGACCGACGAGGACGCCGTGTTCGCGCTGGGCTACGTGCACTGGCAGGACCGCGCGTGGCAGATGGACTTCCAGCGCCGCGTGGTGGCGGGCCGCCTGTCCGAGGTGCTGGGCGCACCCGCGCTGGCCCAGGATAAATTTCTGCGGACCTGGGGCTTTCAGAAGGCCGCCGAAACGGTGCTGCCCGCCCTCTCGGAGCAGGCCCGCCGTCTGGTGCAGGCCTACACGGCGGGCGTGAACGCCGCGATGGCGCAGGGCCAGGTGGCGCCTGAATTCCGCATCCTGGGCTACACGCCTGAACCCTGGAAGGAGGTGGACAGCGTGTCCTGGAGCAAGCTGATGGCCTATGACCTGGGCGGCAACATGGAGGACGAGGTGCTGAACACCCGCGTCATGCAGCGCCTGGGACAGCAGGGGCTGGACGAGGTCACCGCCCCCTACCCAGCGGACGGCCCCACCATCCTCAGCGGCGATGAGCTGGCGAAGACGGGGACGCAGCCGGGGGCCGGCTTGGACACCGCCACGCTGCCGGAGTCGGCCATCGACGCCCTGCAGGCCCATCTGAACGCCGCCCGCGAGCTGGGCTTGCAGGCGGTTCCGGGCAAGGGCAGCAACGACTGGGTGATCGGCGGCAGCCGCACTGCCAGCGGCAAGCCGATCCTGGCCGACGATCCGCATCTGGCGCTGACCAGCCCGATGCTGTGGTATCTGGCCGATCTCCAGGGTCCAACCCTGAAGGCCATCGGGGCCAGCATTCCGGGCCTTCCCGCCATCGTGATCGGGCGCAACGAGCGCGTGGCCTGGGGCGTGACCAACACCAACCCCGACGTGCAGGACCTGTACATTGAACCCGCCGACGCTTCGTTCACCCAGCGCCAGGAAATTATTAAGGTCAAGGGCGGCGACGACGTGACCCTGACTGTACGCGAGAGCCGACACGGCCCGGTGGTCAGCGACGCGGGCGCGTCCGACGTGGGGCCGCGCGTGGCCCTGCGCTGGACCGCCCTGCAACCCGGCGACACCACCATGGATGCCTTTCTGGGGCTGAACTACGCCCAGAACTGGGACGACTTCAAGGCGGCCCTGACCCGCTACGTGGCCCCCAGCCAGAACTTCGTCTACGCCGACGTGGACGGCAACACCGGCTACTACGCGCCGGGCCGGGTGCCGCTGCGCGACGGCTGGGACGGCAGCCTGCCGGTCAGCGGCGATGGCAGCCGCGAATGGACCGGGTTCATTCCCTTCGAGGGCCTGCCGCACACCTACAACCCCGCCGACGGCCTGGTGGTCACGGCCAACAACAAGGTCGTGCCGGACAGCTACGCCTACAGCCTGGGCAACGAGCGCAACTGGGCCGAGCCGTACCGCGCCGCGCGCATCACCGACCTGCTGACCGCCAAGCCCGACGGCCTGACCGTGCAGGACGTGAAGGCGGTGCAGCTCGATACCGTCAGCCTGGTGTGGCAGGACATGAAGGACGCGCTGCTGGCCACGCAGCCTGACGGCGAGCTCAGCCGGCAGGCGCTGGAGCTGCTGCGCGGGTGGGACGGCAACATGCGGGCCGACGCCGTGGCCCCCACCGTCTTCGAGGCGTGGCTGATGCAGCTGCAGAAGATGGCCCAGGATGAGCTGGGCAACGCCGCCACCCTCAATAGCCTGAGCGTCCTGAAACAGCTCCAGTCCGACGGCGAACTGTGCCGCAACGTGGCTGCCCAGATTCAGAACTGCGCTGCCGAGCTGCGCGCCAGCCTCGGGCGCGCGGCCGACGACCTGAGCGCCCGCCTGGGGGCCGATCCGGCGGACTGGACCTACGGCCGACTGCATCAGGTGGCCAGCAACCACCGCGCTTTCGGCGACGTGACGGCGCTGGCGTGGCTGTTCAACCACAGTGCGCCCACCAGCGGCGGGACCAACACCGTGAACGTCGCCCGCCCTGAGCAGGGCACTTTCCGGCAGACCCACGGCGCCAGCTACCGCCAGATCATTGACCTGAGCGACATGAACAGCAGCGTGTTCATCGGCAGCCTGGGCCAGGGCGGCAACCCGCTGGGCGACCACGTCAGCGATCAGCAGCCCATGTGGATAGAGGGCCAGTACCTGCCCATGAGCACCGACGCGGCAGACTGGGGCCGCGTGCGGACGCTGACACTGACGCCCGGAACTTAG